A segment of the Mercurialis annua linkage group LG4, ddMerAnnu1.2, whole genome shotgun sequence genome:
TGGCGAGATTTATAACGATGTATAATCTGTATACGTTgtgataattataaattgtaaaTCATAGTGTATAAATAATATAGATACCTTGTAACCATTTTGGAGAAATTCACTGTccttaagaaaattatattCTACTCTGTTAATCGCTACCgagtttttttctttcaaattagataaaatttaatgcattttatttagcaacataatttaaacttttggataaGCCTATAATTAGATTTCTTAATTAAATGTATTTTGATTGACTAgtgattgatttttaattttgctcTTTCTGGACTTCAAATTTCTAATTTTCATCAATAGTCCTTGCTCTATTAACtaacaataaattataaaataaatttccaCGTATGAAAAATTATTGGGGTTAATTCCATTTTAAGGACACTAATTTATACGTGTTTTGATTAATTAGTCCCCCAATCTTCAATTTTGCTCTTTTATTAAGGAGAGCAACGGCTCCTCGTCTGAGGAGCGGTTTCCGGCGGAAGTAAGGGTGGGTGGCGGTTTCTGGCGGGAGTAGTGGTGGGTGGCGGTTTCTGGCGGGAGTAGTGGTGGGTGGCGGTTTTCGGTGGTTTTAAATTTAGGTgttaaattaaacttaattagactaattaggtttaattagaattttaattgtgtttatttAAGGTTgtaattgtgattaattagGTTAAAAAGTAGTCTGTTTAACccaaaaacattcaaaatgattcatttaatatttcgtgccaagttgaaatggtgaattgatcctttgtttcCAAGCTAACTAATACAAACCAAACGGTCATAAGAGACACCTTGATCATCATGCATAAGCCAAGGAAGGGATTAAACAATTTGGAGGCCTTTCATGAAATAATTATAGAACGCAATAGTTGCGCTATGTCATTTGTGCAATAAATTAATAAGGTGTTAGCCAtgtgtaaatatttaatgataaaagaaaaataataaataaaaattttctATCTCAAATatttattggcttgttgtaaaaatgacgtggcacatccgctgtgtgggataaacactcccTTTCATGCCTAACAAGTAAGAACACCGATGGAATTGTGATTTTCAATGGacaccaaataaataataatctcTCCACCCTATTATTAAAAGtctcattttttattaaaatatctcATTTAAAAAAGcttatttctaattttaaagtatttttacATTCAAATTGTTTTCAAGGCactttaaaaatgagaaaatcaCTGTTATTAATAAAGGTCACGCAAAAAATattcataataattaatgtttttttttaacttttatgtaAAATGATATGGAATTTTTTAATGtgacaaatataaatttattaatttaaaaatagatggaataataattttcaaactcAAATGCAAGTATGTGGACCCAATTAAAAACCTTAATTTAAACATCAATCATATGCCATATTATAAGTTTttgaattctaaaaaaatattcacaTGCATTATTAAGGAGAGAAGCTAACTCCTTCAGTTAATTTTTTAGTATtcgaatttattttttaaattgtcaggtttgcttaggtaatctatcAATATAGTATACTATGGGTATTATTGGTTGATTTTATtgattcttttatttatttattttctaatggTGACAGATGTGAAACTCTTATAGGTATTATATAATGGATGCTGAGGGAATAAGAATGATATAAGAGGCTCAGGTTTTAGTACTATATATAATGATCAAACTGTTTCTAAAGCTTTAagccaaaataatattatatagttCTTCTGCTCTAGTAGAGTTTTGATGTTTGTTTTCTGAAAAAAGAAgtattgatgtttgtttgttcttGTATTTAATAATGCTCTTATAAAAAATATCCAATAATTgagcaaattaaaaaaattcagtggAGTTGCGATTATACTTTAGATCTCAACTCAAACTAATCTCGttaatcataattttaattaataataattaatgaatcaatactgttttaatttttttttgagaaagtaaatttaaattaacagTTTTATTATTCAGTGGAGTTGCAATTATACATTATATAATTCCTttaatcataattttaattaataataattaatggtaaagatcaatttatattttctagAATTATTGTTGTAATGGCTGTTTTGTGTTGgtgttaaaataattttggcAGAATTTTTATTCCACataaatcataataattttatagaattGGTGCTAcatgaaccgaaccaaaataagGAATTATACCATTATGTACATGTTTTATAAACCAAACATAgctaaattattgttttaaattttaacgtttaatcataaaaaaatatacaactttttgatttttttcaattatggctcaaacttttaaaatctccatTCTAGCCCTTTTTCAAATTTTGCAATTTCAATTGTAGCCAAAATTCAAATTGGagtgaaaataatttaatataattttatttttgaatttcaaaCATGAAGGGCATATTTTGAAAGTGTTACAGGGGAAGGGGAGAGAAGTCTTTCAAGGATCCGGCTTCATAGACAGGGATTCGTGGACAAGGGCTGGTAAAGTTTTCTGCGTTGTACCGAATGGCTACAAAtaattggaaaataaaaaatgaattaaaattaatgattttaaaaatttggactataaaaaaaggtgaaatggtaaAATACTCTTTTattatttcatgtttttaatTTGGTTTCAGGTCATTTTGAGTATGGTTCAATCATAGAAATGGAAAATTATCCCTTGTCTTTTGAGTATAGCGAAAAGACACCATTTTTTTGAGAGTATTGAACTTTGGattaatttcatgttttatcAACAGCTAATTTTTAGTGTTTGTGGCGATTTATGCATATTGTTTAAAGGCCTAagcactcaaaaacccctcacctttaaactttttttcaattccaccccgacgttgaaaatttatcaattttacccacttttgaattttccgttttcaattgtaccccaatattttaatttttgttaatttttttacttaaatgatgaaatcattcaattaattaagtttaaacatgaaattaaattcttttttatttaaaaaagtacaaataaatcctttatttttaaaaactaactaaaaaccataatcaaattaacactaatttaaattcttaattaatttaaataaattttaaaaatatacaattaatatatgcgagacatggagaatgttttaaacaaatttccaaacgcaaaagacgttaatttaatttttcagggtacaattgaaacgtaaaaatgcaaaatagggtaaaattgacaaattttcaacgtcaggatatgattgaaaaggggttaaaaggtgggggttttttaagacattaagccttgTTTAAAACGTGCATCAAATCCTTtttaaatttgacattttattGCACATTCTTATTTTCCACGAAATATAAAGCTACAAAATATGCATTAAAACAGAAAACGACACAGAAAAACGAAAATGTGCTATAAatgccaaattaaaaaaatagtgttatgcaacattttaaacaatgTGCTTAATTCACTACAAACAcgaattttatgatttaatatGCGAGATGTTATGATTTAATGGCGCCAAAAACaaatctttttgattttttaaaaatctatccaaacctttcaaaaattataaatctatttCAATTTGGCCAATTCACTTAAACTCTATCcaatttttcaaattgatttaatatttttaaaaactgatTTACCCAAATCACATAACAGTCCAATTAACaactctatatttttttaaaatacatatcCAATTGTAGGCacaactaaattaattttaaaaaattaaatagatttttaGCGAATTGGTCAAATTGAAATAGacttataattttgaaatttgaagtTGAAAAAATTCAACTTTTTGACACCAATATACTTAATAATAAGTCTTTTAAATTCTGAAAAAGGGAAAGTTCTGTATTATTTGTTAAGAAGATAAAGAGGAACAGAGAAACTGTCATAAAACAAACTACAGTACGCATTTTCTATTTCAAGGGAATTGTTTATACAATTGAACAACTTCTCCTCCCAATAGTTTTATTCATTCAAAAGagcaaaagaaatcaaaattacaAAGCTAAATCCATTGTTCTTAGCACTTTGTGCACGAATGTGAGCTCTTAAAGTCTTTAACTCAATAGACAATTCGAATCCTCATATACATCTTATCACTCATGAGTtgaaattccataaaaattggttttgtttgttcatggaatttattttgaattctaTATCCCGATGTTATAGAATTGCTTATACGTActttaaagttaaataaaatcgATGGAAGTTACAAATATATTCCAAGAAGTAAGAATAtcttatattatgattaaaatatcctttcaatgattttaaaaaatatctattCAAAGCCACTCCTTCCTCTTCATGAGCTATGTTTTCGTCAATTTTAGATAACGTGATGATGTGTGCAAGAAATCTATTTGGCATGAGGGTCACGTCAGTGTCATGTCGAATGCCTTCTTTCAGCTCATCGCCACTTTATCTAAAATTGATGAAAACGGAATCCAACTAACGACAATGATTTTTGGTGCAAAAAAATttgaagtttataacttttttattataaatcaaGAAAAATGGACTATAATGGAAGAGAGGAAGAAGTTGAGTGACAGGCAGTGCAAATTACCCCTCAGTTTTGAATGACTAAATTGAAGTGCTGAGCCTAGTCACTCAACTACTAACAGGTTGTTTTCGGTTAATCCTTCACCAACGGTTGGATATTCTGGTGACATTTTCCATTCTCCATCCACCAAAAATTTGATCTCATACCTTCACACAGTAAAATGATGGTTTATCACAGACGAAGACAAACAATGCACAAGTAGCAGtccattttataatttcttttagttATGTCTCATGGAAATACGCAGACTAATTAAATACAGTGCTCGATATAgagaaatagaaaaacaaatgaAGACGTAAATGAGAATGTACCTTCCAGGTCTAAGTAACAATGTCGTAGTGAACTTAGTAAAGTAACCATCATATTCTGGTGATAAGTGCTCCCCCTGGCTCCAACCATCAAAGGTGCCCATTACTTGTACACTCTGTAAACAAAACACGTTTCGAGTTAAGGTTAGTGTTAATCTCTGGAATTTCTGTTGAGTTCTCTAAAAAGTGCATTAAATGATTAGCATTGGAACTCAAGCATAAGGAAAATACAAAAGGGTGTTTTGGGTCTTCCATCGCAGTAAAACCAGAAGTTTATTCTTTCATGTGTGCTTCAGGGGAAGAACGTCATAAAATCATTAGAATATATTTAAACAGCCAACCTGTCACTTTTATTGTGAAAAGATTATACAAATTTCTTCACTTCTTGGAAGGAACTTATTGTTTGAGAAACTAAGAAATCTTAATTTAGAAACTGAATTGCAATTcgtttgttaaaaaaaaaaattgcaattcGTTTGTTAGTTCAGATGTCGAATAACCAATCAACTTAAAAGTTCAAACTGTTAGATCGAGATCTAACTATGTTATTATTAGATCTGGAGCGTAAACAAGAACATGTAGGAAGATCCAGTATAGCTttgctcaatttttttaattaatcaagataaaaaaaaaattaattaatcaaatgagTTGCAGTTGCCGATAATCTACTTATAAACCTTATGATCATCATAGAGGTTCTGATAGCATATCAAATAACCAATCGACCCAAAATCTCAAATTGTTAGGTGAGACTTCAACTATAATATTATTATGTGTAACGACTAATGACTAACGCAGCATGCAATATTGATAGCTCTAAGTACCAGAATAATAGTTCATGCAATATGATacaaaatgcacaaaaaatataatacacGCCCATCCTTCTTAATCCCTTTCCTTTCTGGAACTCCATTAGCTATTTGCAAGCCAAcatgagtaaataataaatgtaCAAATTGGTGATAGAATATTCTTGCATGCTTACCTCTGCCATGCCACACCAGAATAAGTGAACCTCCTTAACTTGTGCAGCATCCACATCCTTTAGTTGTTCCTTCAGTTTTTCTTGGACAGCTTTATAGTAATAAGTCAAGAGGGGAAATTAAATCAATTACCAAGGAAAAAGTTCATGGAAACAAAATTTCACAGTTAGTCATTCACCAATTTTCACTGGAAATTATATGCTAGGAGAAATTTTAAATGAGAAAACTGCAAGAAATGGAAACATAACGGCAGAGAATGTCTTCAGTTTTAATGACAAGCTAGGAGAAATTTTAATGAACGTCTTATGTTTTTTGACTTAGAAGATATCACCCCGTTTATAACTCTTTCTATCTTTATAAGAAGAAAACCATCAACATGAATTTTACAAGCCAAAATCGTTATACCTTGTAAACGTGAAAGGAGGTGAGACTGAACGTACTTTCCATTTATCTTTCTTGAACCTTCTGGAATACCAGATTGAGCTATTTCTTCAGCCAGTGTAACCAATGCCTGTACACACATAATTAActaatgttttaattattgtaattagATTTTGTAACGCAATAAATGCATGAGAACATATGTTTAGCTCAAAGCTGTAAACACGACACTTAATATACAGCACATTTGAAAACCACCCAACCTATATAAATAGGTCAAACAAACAGATCAAGCTCAGCAAATGAACTTGCAGGAGAGCAAGAACTTCCGAATCAAGTTCATTAGTGagaaaggaaagagaaaagaaaggaGAAGATAATAATGAATTCAAAGTTTGTATGGTAgacaaaatatttaagtacAAACCATGCCATTAGTAACTCATAAGTGATCTGTCTCCAAGATAATGGTCAAACCTaactaaatttgaaaatttagtaTATCCACATTTTGATACATCTgaataattgtttaaaattagaaaagtcACGGACGATAGCAAATTTATGAAAAGTATGGGGTAAACCTGAATTTCATGCTCCACTACAAAAAGTTCGCTTTTGAAGTTAACCAGTATATCTTCCTTTGCATGAAGCTACAGAGAAGAGGGAACAGAAGAATAAGCTGCCAGTCATAAGGGCCTTATAATGATGCAGAATGCTCCATGTGCAGCAAGTTAACTCTTATGAACTCGGATGAAAATAAAGATACAAGTAGGACTGctattcatatttttaattgagTAAAAGACTGGAATTAATTTGCATCAATACAGTTAAGATTTAAGAGCAGCCAGTTACACGGAACTAATCAGGAAGAAGTGACAAGTAAACATTTCAAAGGTTGTAGGGACCTTAGGGTTTAGCCTTCTCTTTTTTTTCCCTTTGACAGGTTgaaattttgtttcttttcctcATCCTCTCTTATCAAGGGCTGGGATAGAAAAAGCACCTGCCATGACTTTGTTACCTTATTTAACCTCTCTTTTAGCTTCTCATATATGCATACATGAACGCTCTGGGATGGTTAAGCAACCAAGTAAACAATAGATATAATTTTCATAGCAAAGATTTTGCCACAAAAAGTAAAGCAATCAATAAATACATATACTAGGTACAGAAAGAATATCAAGAATACAAAAAAGTGAGAGATACGAGAATATGTGAACCTCTCTTTTGAGAAACCGATTATGTTGATTGGCTTCACTTAGTTTTTTAATGAGCTTGTCTCTTCCTGGGTCAACGAGTAGTAGCTTCAactgttaaaaattaaaaatgtccAAGTTTGAGGAATATTGTAGTAAAGATATGTCCTACCTATAGTCAGtgaaaaataatttgttttataaagaaaagtaaaaatacaACATAAAGTGCCCCTTTCATGCATAAATTATGAACTGCAACATTACAGGCTTGCAGTTACAGATACTATCAAATGAAGGCATCTAATGAACTCAATGTTCtctttccaattttaattatgCCTCAGGCATAATGCAATTGAAAAGTTAATAAAGAATGATAACAGTTAGTGTCTTCTTCAATAACATTGATTAAGGGCAAGGACTAGAGTAGcatgttttgtttatttaaaaagGACGAGCCTGAAAAAGTGTCACCCATGACAAAATGTGTATGTTCCTAGTCAGTAGAAAGGGAAGTGCCTTTCccataataatttatattcttCCTGTCATTAGTGTATTTACAGTCAATACGAGAGAAGAAGACATAACTTACATCCCTCAATGGATGCTCACTGTGTCAGGAGATTTCTAGAagccacatatatatatatatatatatatatcttttctCTCATAAGCTTCTCACGTTTTGAGATATTCGCTTTCCCTCCATTAGTGAATCATATGTCATGAAATAATAGAATTAGATAGAGTATGtgctaataaaatattaatgttGCAGTTTTAATTCTTCACATATACTTTACAATGGAAAGTTCAGTATGCCTGTTGTAGTTGTAAAGAGCTTAAATGGTGTCTCCCTTAACAAAGCAAATATTTATCTTTCATCAACAACATTTCCTAGTTTCGCCAGATCAATTCAGTGTGACACAtctttgaccaaaaaaaaaaaaagcagtgTGACAAGGTGAAAGAGATGATTTTTCAATATTAGTCACTAAATAACAAAAAACAATACAAATATGAGCTCACCTCTTCGCTGCTTAATGGTTGAGTATCCTCTGGTGAATCATCGGATGCATTCTCTAGGTCTTCTAATTGTGTTGATGAGGACTCCTCCACACCAACTGGCATGGCATATGTTCTCCTGAGTTCCTGACCCATCCAATGCTTTTTTGCACATACCAGATAAGGACGAGACAAGCTTAAGTAGCTTGTTTTTAAGTTGTAAGGAAGTTTATGGATTAATTTCCAATCTAATGTTTGCGAACTCCATGACCGCCAGGGTACTTGTCTGCTGCTAACGTACCTACGGCGATCATCATAACAGTAGTTATGGTTATAAGGAAATTCTTAATGGTCCTAATCTAATCATATGAAAGTTACTGAAACAAAGTGACAAATTGTAAGCAGTTAGTTTAATGTCCAGTGACTGTTCCCAATTTTTTAccagaattaaattaaattgaaaataaataatagattATGGAGAAAGACATAATTCAGATAATCATATGCTTGCAAGATTAGGTTAGCCTCATGGCATAGATTTGCAGATAAACAAATCAGCTTGTTTGTGAGGGTCCAGGGATGCTTACCCGGCAGTATGAGTATCTATCTTCATATTGACGGGACCTGTTGCGAgaataacaaaaccaaaagagAGAAATGTTAGGATCCTAATTTACACAGAGCATATGGTAAACTTCAGGGAAAATAGTAGTTATGCATAAGACCAACTATTAACCGAATAAAGCGAATTTGCTGATATCAACTCACATAAGAAAGTTTAAAGTAGCAACAGCAAACTAGACAAAAACAATCACTATTTCTTTTCCATAACTAGCATAAGGATTAAGGTaaaaccaacaaaaataaaagtgaaatcTTCACTATCAAAACATAAAGATGAGAATGCTCCAGAGAACAACAAACTATCGAGTCTTCAAGGTTACTAGGATTTCCGGGGTAGTTTCAGTTCGTTGCTCTACTTACTTACTATATCAATGCTATGATGTTTTCAGGAACATTAAGCAATGACATAACTGGATTCTCAAATCTTAATTAATCTCTCTGCTTCACTTCATTTAGCAGTAATTTTCTGGAAACAATACAATCCAAAAATTTACAGCTAAATGAATTACTGAGCATCTAAGCGAACAAAAATCCATTGATAAACAAGAAAAACAGCTTAAAAACACATAACAGAACGAAATGGCGCCATTGTACAAACgaagaataaataaattatagagaAAGCAATTGAAAATTACCGAGTGATAGAGTATGTATAGCACTGCAACTCTGGTATCGGAAACTAAcagagtattttttttataaccaagattatttattttttgttttcttcccTTTGTGGTGTAGTTATGGTGAACTGGGTGCCTTACCACGTGGCAAATTCTA
Coding sequences within it:
- the LOC126677786 gene encoding protein PTST, chloroplastic, with product MKIDTHTAGYVSSRQVPWRSWSSQTLDWKLIHKLPYNLKTSYLSLSRPYLVCAKKHWMGQELRRTYAMPVGVEESSSTQLEDLENASDDSPEDTQPLSSEELKLLLVDPGRDKLIKKLSEANQHNRFLKRELHAKEDILVNFKSELFVVEHEIQALVTLAEEIAQSGIPEGSRKINGKYVQSHLLSRLQAVQEKLKEQLKDVDAAQVKEVHLFWCGMAESVQVMGTFDGWSQGEHLSPEYDGYFTKFTTTLLLRPGRYEIKFLVDGEWKMSPEYPTVGEGLTENNLLVVE